TCAGTTTATTAGAGGGTTAGGTTAGGGTTAGGTGTATGTCAAAAGCGATCTTGATTGTAGGCGGAGCTTTCGGCGACGAAGGGAAGGGGAAAGTGATATCCTACTTAGCAGTTAAGGATAAGGTTGATGTGGCTGTCAGAGGAGGCGTAGGCCCCAACGCAGGACACACTGTAGTATCTGGTGGCAGAACCTACAAGGTTAGACTAGTGCCAAGCGCTTTCATAAATCCGCAAACGCGGCTGCTCATCGGAGCAGGGGTTGTGGTTAATCCTCAGCTCCTGCTGGAGGAGGTTGAGTTAACTGGTGTAAGAGGGCGGCTAGGTGTTGACTTCCAAGCTGGCGTTATTGAGGAGGAACATATTCAACGAGATAGGGCTGGTCATCTAAAGGAGAAGATCGGGACAACAGGGAGCGGCACAGGTCCTGCGAACGCAGATAGGGTGCTTAGAAAAGGTAAAGTTGCTAGAGAGATACCGGCTCTACAAGAGTTCTTAACCGATGTCGCTGGTGAGGTCAACAATGCTTTGGATGAAGGTAAACGGGTATTGGTTGAGGGTACTCAAGGCACCTTCCTCTCACTCTACCACGGAACCTACCCATATGTAACATCTAAAGACACCACAGCATCCGCAGCCTGCGCTGACGTAGGGCTAGGTCCTCTTAGGGTCGGCGAAGTCATCGTAGTCTTTAAGGCATACTTTACGAGG
The Nitrososphaerota archaeon genome window above contains:
- a CDS encoding adenylosuccinate synthetase, which encodes MSKAILIVGGAFGDEGKGKVISYLAVKDKVDVAVRGGVGPNAGHTVVSGGRTYKVRLVPSAFINPQTRLLIGAGVVVNPQLLLEEVELTGVRGRLGVDFQAGVIEEEHIQRDRAGHLKEKIGTTGSGTGPANADRVLRKGKVAREIPALQEFLTDVAGEVNNALDEGKRVLVEGTQGTFLSLYHGTYPYVTSKDTTASAACADVGLGPLRVGEVIVVFKAYFTRVGEGPLEGELPTEEVVKRGWSEFGTVTGRMRRAAPFNFKLARRACLLNSATQIALTKLDVLFNCDAGVKRFEDLSDEAKSFVRKIEEETGVKVTLIGTGPNVEDMIDRRGEV